In Saccharomyces eubayanus strain FM1318 chromosome XV, whole genome shotgun sequence, a single window of DNA contains:
- the TPT1 gene encoding tRNA 2'-phosphotransferase: protein MQVAQKDKRDTQISKALSYLLRHAATKENLIIDTNGYTPVKELLSHNRLKTHKCTLDDIHRIVKENDKQRFHIKVSEAGEEWICATQGHSIKSIKPSDDVLEPITEVSQLPAELIHGTNLQSAINIIKSGTISPMSRNHVHLSPGMLHEKGVISGMRSSSTVYIFIKCHSLSFLQNIKVFRSLNNVFLSTSIPVQYIEKIVIKRNLRDEEKLNILTRILGERNIPMEKM, encoded by the coding sequence ATGCAGGTAGCgcaaaaagataaaagaGATACGCAGATCTCTAAAGCTTTGTCATATTTGCTTCGACATGCAGCCACGAAGGAAAATTTGATCATTGACACGAATGGTTATACTCCAGTGAAAGAACTACTAAGCCATAATAGATTGAAAACTCATAAATGTACACTGGACGATATACATCGCATTGTTAAGGAGAATGATAAGCAACGTTTCCATATAAAAGTATCCGAAGCGGGTGAAGAGTGGATTTGCGCTACCCAAGGGCATTCAATCAAATCCATCAAACCATCAGATGACGTTCTTGAACCGATCACTGAAGTATCGCAGCTACCAGCGGAGCTGATACATGGGACAAATCTCCAATCCGCTATAAATATCATTAAATCAGGCACGATATCACCGATGAGCAGAAATCATGTCCATTTGTCGCCGGGAATGTTACATGAGAAGGGTGTTATTAGTGGAATGCGGTCTTCAAGTActgtttatatttttattaaatgCCATTCTCTctcatttcttcaaaatattaaagTATTCAGATCCCTGAATAATGTTTTCTTGAGTACTAGCATTCCTGTTcaatatattgaaaaaattgtcatcaaaagaaatttgagGGACGAAGAGAAATTAAATATCTTGACAAGAATCTTGGGTGAGAGAAATATACCGATGGAAAAGATGTAA
- the IZH4 gene encoding Izh4p: protein MASLTTVERSPVKTATEKYSDATGEVTSNTDAETKETKKGFAFQDLAKWQKQYKNKSSRSESLVALIYLLGSMSSFCLLIFFTDFYLIPLFPTTTTMTDYIIFNFYLLNVFVFCMIHFIYHFIKNISLQQHLEHWQKFSYLANINLLISSQITILYYLFYDYVFFFKIFTLLMTFIGLAAYFVILTDKLNSYKRFNKTVFFISVSVVCCSLPLLTAIITFDGLENLKDRIKLNAITWELVTLVVASMIYVTRFPESLFRRNEKGEGWNHSEYLFHLLISGTAFYHFFILIQSYILMHSSLNQPELINFKS from the coding sequence ATGGCCTCTTTGACTACAGTAGAACGAAGCCCAGTCAAGACGGCAACGGAAAAGTATAGCGATGCGACTGGAGAGGTTACTTCCAATACGGATGCGGAAACGAAAGAGACAAAGAAGGGATTTGCGTTCCAGGATTTGGCCAAATGGCAAAAGCagtataaaaataaatccaGCAGGAGTGAGTCGCTGGTAGCGTTGATATATCTTCTGGGCTCGATGTCATCCTTTTGTCTGCTCATATTCTTCACGGACTTTTACTTAATACCTTTGTTCCCAACCACCACAACAATGACGGATTATATCATATTCAATTTCTACCTACTAAACGTTTTCGTCTTTTGCATGATACATTTCATTTAccatttcatcaaaaatatttcctTACAGCAGCACCTCGAACATTGGCAAAAGTTCTCGTATCTAGCGAACATCAACCTGTTGATATCTTCACAGATCACGAtcctttattatttgttcTATGATTAtgtgtttttcttcaagattttCACGCTATTGATGACTTTCATAGGACTAGCAGCatattttgttatattGACCGATAAACTCAACTCCTACAAAAGATTTAATAAGacagttttctttatttcaGTGTCGGTAGTTTGTTGTTCCTTGCCGCTATTAACCGCTATCATCACGTTTGATGGACTAGAAAATCTAAAAGATAGAATAAAACTAAACGCAATCACTTGGGAACTTGTAACGCTGGTGGTGGCGTCAATGATCTATGTGACAAGATTTCCTGAATCGTTGTTCAGACGAAATGAAAAGGGGGAAGGTTGGAACCATTCCGAATATCTCTTCCACCTCCTTATATCCGGTACTGCTTTTTATCACTTCTTTATCTTGATTCAATCCTATATTTTGATGCATTCAAGTTTGAATCAACCTGAACTAATTAATTTCAAGTCTTAA
- the PKH2 gene encoding serine/threonine protein kinase PKH2, whose protein sequence is MYFDKDNSTSLRPLLPTDEQKLSINLQTKKEKLLHLDPHLDIRTTPQRSTSNKNVADILLEKQRSTKPIIQKALTNTDNFIEMYHDQQGKRLNENAIEEVTTNYNNGTTSASAKEYGYDYDYNYGSNDSNDQKALDNIAESPSIEKSQNQTIIENETASHNKLSLKEAPIVQKQIVKKGIKDFKFGAVIGDGAYSTVMLATSIDTKKKYAAKVLNKEYLIRQKKVKYVSVEKIALQKLNNSHSVVRLFSTFQDESSLYFLLEYAPNGDFLSLMKKYGSLDENCACYYGSQIIDAIDYLHASGIIHRDIKPENILLDGEMRIKLTDFGTAKLLDPTNNSSSKSKYDLSTRSKSFVGTAEYVSPELLNDSFTDYRCDIWAFGCILFQMIAGKPPFKATNEYLTFQKVMKVQYAFTPGFPLIIRDLVKKILIKNLDQRLTINQIKEHPFFKEMNFKDGSIWSSTPPDIKPYKINARSMQAMPGIGDKKQTKKPISALVKTHQTTPRPASNSSLEATGNSPMYSSSSHDSTESEIYIKKRPTDERTAQILENARKSINSRKHQSSKKTSSSAASAALAASAALTKKTTQNNPTSSSKSSRSSSPATTPKSGHNRRAPSADGKPFIKYSSSSASVSSSKIPAPSYTPPISPPMTPYDSYKITTPSSARQQGYFEGEIVAPNLSSRQDTKKILESPLVNKRDIQWSFYLKNINEHVLKVEKLDFVVANPITLEKRFTKVNGSLLDPQLFGKPRQTFLSQVARSGGDVTGFRNDPSLTAHSQTEDAYFLKNAVDSQLLEDDYRVEGGDLSELLTDENGEEDKGNQNNPPTEDDDGKAESNNKGSSVFSGKLKKLFHPTMANESLSASNERCKYFKRTVVMTSFGRCLVFAKRKQPSPVTNLKYELEYDINLRQQGTKIKELVIPLEMGTNHMIVIQTPYKSFLLKTDKRNTSKLFAAFKKILNSNTNKIEKQLLQRNQKITERRTSSSGRVLPIDSPSSKPASPKPRPHSQSSSISKHDSFSESVNSAKTNRSSRIFETFVSAKEQNSKKHATIPLTSKLVNGLPKTHVALGLGLNTGANSNNSSAKSKRS, encoded by the coding sequence ATGTATTTTGATAAGGACAACTCCACAAGCCTCAGGCCGTTGCTGCCAACGGATGAACAAAAACTTAGCATAAATTTAcagacaaaaaaagagaagctATTGCATCTGGATCCGCATCTCGACATCAGAACCACTCCTCAAAGAAGTacttcaaataaaaatgttgCTGATATACTTTTGGAAAAGCAAAGGAGCACTAAACccattattcaaaaagctTTAACCAACACAGataattttattgaaatgtACCATGATCAACAAGGAAAACGCCTCAATGAAAATGCTATAGAAGAAGTAACGACTAACTATAATAACGGTACAACTAGCGCTAGTGCCAAAGAATATGGCTATGATTACGATTACAACTATGGTAGTAACGATTCTAATGATCAGAAAGCTTTAGACAATATAGCGGAAAGTCCCAGCATAGAAAAGAGCCAAAACCAAACTataattgaaaatgaaaccGCGTCTCACAATAAACTTTCATTGAAAGAGGCGCCCATAGTTCAGAAGCAAATAGTTAAAAAGGGTATTAAGGACTTCAAATTTGGTGCTGTAATAGGTGATGGTGCATATTCAACCGTGATGTTAGCAACATCGATTgataccaagaaaaaatatgctGCAAAAGTGTTAAACAAGGAATATTTAATacgccaaaaaaaagtgaaataCGTCAGCGTCGAAAAGATAGCGCTACAGAAGTTAAATAATTCCCATAGCGTGGTACGATTGTTTTCCACTTTCCAAGATGAATCAAgtttgtattttcttttagaaTACGCGCCCAATGGGGACTTCctttctttgatgaaaaagtaCGGCTCACTAGATGAAAACTGTGCTTGTTATTACGGTTCACAGATAATAGACGCAATCGACTACTTGCATGCCAGTGGGATAATTCACAGAGATATTAAACCAGAGAATATTTTGTTAGATGGAGAAATGAGAATTAAGTTAACTGATTTTGGAACAGCAAAATTACTTGATCCTACAAATAACAGTTCTTCCAAATCGAAATATGATTTGTCGACCAgatcaaaatcatttgtTGGGACTGCAGAATACGTGTCTCCAGAATTGTTAAATGACAGTTTTACTGACTATCGTTGTGATATTTGGGCCTTTGGATGCatacttttccaaatgatTGCTGGTAAACCTCCGTTCAAAGCCACTAACGAATACTTGACTTTCCAGAAGGTAATGAAAGTTCAATATGCCTTCACACCAGGCTTCCCGTTAATCATTAGAGATTTAGTCAAGAAGATTCTTATAAAGAATTTAGACCAGAGGTTGACGATAAACCAGATTAAAGAACACCCCTTTTTCAAGGAGATGAACTTTAAAGATGGTTCCATTTGGTCAAGTACTCCTCCAGATATTAAGCCATATAAAATTAACGCCAGATCGATGCAGGCAATGCCAGGCATAGGCGATAAGAAGCagacaaaaaaaccaaTCAGCGCACTCGTCAAAACACACCAAACAACGCCTAGACCAGCTTCGAACTCTTCATTAGAGGCAACCGGAAATTCGCCTATGTATAGTAGTAGTAGCCATGATTCTACCGAGAGCGAGATATACATAAAGAAGAGGCCCACTGACGAAAGAACAGCGCAAATTCTTGAAAACGCAAGAAAAAGTATCAATAGTAGGAAACATCAATCAAGCAAGAAAACTTCAAGTAGTGCTGCTTCGGCTGCTCTGGCTGCTTCGGCTGCcttgacgaagaagacgacACAAAATAATCCAACATCCAGCTCCAAAAGCAGTAGATCGAGTTCACCTGCCACAACACCAAAATCTGGACATAATAGGCGTGCTCCATCTGCAGATGGTAAACCTTTTATTAAGtattcatcttcttcggcgtctgtttcatcatcaaaaattCCAGCGCCTTCCTACACTCCTCCAATTTCGCCACCTATGACACCATATGACTCATATAAAATTACTACACCATCTTCAGCAAGACAGCAGGGGTATTTTGAAGGTGAGATAGTGGCACCTAATCTTTCTAGCAGGCAggatacaaaaaaaattctggaaTCACCTTTAGTGAACAAACGCGACATACAATGGTCTTTTTACctaaaaaatatcaatgagCATGTACTGAAGGTGGAAAAGCTAgattttgttgttgctaACCCGATCACCTTGGAAAAAAGATTCACTAAAGTTAACGGTTCATTGCTGGATCCTCAATTGTTTGGGAAGCCTAGACAAACTTTTTTATCTCAAGTAGCCAGAAGTGGTGGGGATGTGACAGGTTTTAGGAATGATCCATCTCTAACCGCGCATTCGCAAACAGAAGATGCTTACTTTTTAAAGAACGCTGTCGATTCACAGCTCTTAGAAGATGACTATCGTGTTGAAGGTGGTGACTTGTCGGAACTGCTTACTGACGAAAACGGAGAGGAAGATAAAGGTAACCAAAATAATCCACCAacagaagatgatgatggcaAAGCCGAATCTAACAACAAAGGTAGCTCGGTTTTTTCCGGCAAGCTCAAAAAGTTGTTTCACCCCACAATGGCAAATGAATCACTTTCTGCATCCAATGAAAGatgcaaatatttcaaaaggaCCGTTGTGATGACATCTTTTGGACGTTGTCTGGTATttgcaaaaagaaagcaacCTAGCCCTGTTACCAATTTAAAATATGAGCTAGAATATGATATCAACTTACGTCAGCAGGGAACCAAAATTAAAGAACTAGTCATCCCCTTAGAAATGGGAACCAATCATATGATTGTAATTCAAACACCTTACAAATCGTTTCTACTGAAGACTGACAAAAGGAACACAAGCAAGTTATTCGCTGCTTTTAAGAAAATTCTCAATTCAAATACAAATAAAATCGAAAAACAATTATTACagagaaatcaaaaaataacagaAAGAAGAACGTCATCATCTGGGAGAGTGTTACCTATAGACTCGCCGTCTTCAAAACCTGCCTCTCCAAAACCTAGGCCGCACAGCCAATCATCATCTATATCAAAGCATGATTCATTTTCGGAATCGGTGAATAGTGCGAAGACGAACAGATCTAGTAGAATCTTTGAAACTTTCGTTAGTGCTAAGGaacaaaattcaaagaaacacGCCACTATCCCGTTAACAAGTAAATTGGTTAACGGGTTACCCAAAACGCATGTTGCCTTGGGATTGGGTCTTAACACAGGtgcaaattcaaacaacTCATCTGCAAAATCGAAGAGATCATAA
- the SDD3 gene encoding Sdd3p, whose amino-acid sequence MGFHKVVSFQPDYVPQYHITKYISQRTKLQLVHINHKTSTLVHGYFAVPTECLNDSGAPHTLEHLIFMGSKSHPYKGLLDTAGNLSMSVTNAWTDTDQTVYTLASAGWRGFSKLLPVYLDHILNPTLTDEACLTEVYHVDPENLSDKGVVFSEMEAIETQSWYVSALEKQRLMFPEGSGYRSETGGLTKNLRTLTNGEIREFHKSLYSSDNLCVIICGNVPTDELLAVMQEWDNTLPEIPFTMPKKRPFLDNRLSHIPESREKITESTVEFPELDESQSDLFFSWIGVPYTDFRNDLAVSVLMDYFTESALAVFTKELVEIDDPMANSTDYWTDDFMRTIINLGIHGVPTEKLVATKDTVMEIMKNHRIDLPRVRQVVENTKWEYLLNNEKNGESALSNAAITDYIYGYEDGSSLVSSLKDLSDFDSLLQWSQKDWEMLLNRIFVDNKPVIVMAKPSAQMYERLETEKLDMIKQREAEFDEKKKLDLLTQVNNAKEINDRPIPRSLLQKFEIENPSKSVEFVNTKSIAIVDSYENNDMNDPMTKEVLKLKPDNFPLFIHLNHFPSQFIELHCLVNSTSVKDTSLLPYYNIFDELFSMPMKIFDEVKNAETTLSYEEVVAKLKSETVDAQISQGLQGSCPDLIDFRIQCKAGNYSQSVQWIKHCLFDIVFDEKRVRVLLENYLNSIVEWKREGSVMLDSLTNRNLYSARSLKKSTDPLFVETKLKEILEEIESGNFKKEILPRIETMRNQLRSNFSKFHILVLGDISKIPDIYEPWNPLIKSLKIEHAIEKLKVPPVPRALSSVSPICKNPGEKAFIITTPASESAYMNLITSVPFDLNYHDPEYAMVSLASEYLQCVEGPFWKGIRGAGLAYGANMSKLCEVNSWGFNIYRGADIIKCYEAGKQIVQDYASGALEFDEQLIQGAISSIINRMATIECGYFETALSRYTDEFCLQRGNNFNELYLERLQNVTKTDLKNVMQKYFVNLFDPKKSVAFVSCHPGKLESVQEFLETQGFTVEIEELEDDEEEELDSDEDEKS is encoded by the coding sequence ATGGGGTTCCATAAGGTCGTATCATTTCAACCGGATTATGTCCCACAATATCACATAACCAAATACATTTCGCAAAGGACCAAATTGCAACTTGTTCACATAAACCACAAGACCTCCACGTTGGTTCATGGTTATTTTGCTGTTCCTACAGAATGCCTCAACGATTCAGGCGCTCCTCATACTTTGGAACATTTGATCTTCATGGGTTCTAAGTCTCATCCATATAAAGGTTTATTGGATACTGCTGGTAACCTGTCAATGTCTGTCACCAACGCTTGGACCGATACTGATCAAACTGTCTATACGCTGGCCAGTGCTGGTTGGAGAGGGTTTTCCAAGTTATTACCTGTTTATCTAGACCATATTCTGAATCCAACTTTAACTGATGAAGCTTGCTTAACTGAGGTTTATCATGTCGATCCAGAAAATTTGAGCGATAAAGGTGTGGTTTTTAGTGAAATGGAGGCCATCGAAACCCAAAGTTGGTATGTTTCAGCCCTTGAAAAGCAACGTTTAATGTTTCCTGAAGGAAGTGGTTATCGGTCAGAAACTGGTGGTTTAACCAAAAACTTAAGAACTTTGACCAACGGAGAAATCAGAGAATTTCACAAATCTTTGTATTCTTCTGACAATCTTTGTGTAATTATCTGTGGTAACGTTCCAACGGATGAACTGTTGGCCGTCATGCAAGAGTGGGATAATACTCTACCGGAGATTCCGTTTACTAtgccaaagaaaaggcCATTCTTAGATAACAGGCTGTCACATATACCCGAATCtagagaaaaaatcacCGAATCCACCGTGGAATTTCCTGAACTTGATGAAAGTCAAAGCGacttgtttttctcttggatTGGTGTGCCTTATACTGATTTCCGTAATGATTTAGCAGTGTCTGTACTGATGGACTACTTCACGGAGTCGGCATTGGCAGTTTTTACTAAGGAATTGGTTGAAATTGACGATCCCATGGCAAATTCTACTGATTACTGGACAGATGATTTTATGAGAACCATAATTAATTTGGGTATTCACGGTGTACCTACAGAAAAACTGGTTGCAACAAAGGATACGGTAATGGAAATTATGAAAAATCATAGAATTGATCTACCAAGAGTAAGACAAGTGGTTGAAAACACCAAGTGGGAATACCTGttaaataatgaaaaaaatggcgAGTCTGCATTATCTAATGCTGCTATCACGGATTACATTTATGGGTATGAAGACGGCTCTTCGCTGGTTTCCTCCTTGAAAGATTTAAGTGATTTCGACTCTTTACTACAGTGGTCTCAAAAGGACTGGGAGATGCTGTTAAATAGAATATTTGTGGACAATAAACCGGTTATAGTCATGGCTAAGCCAAGTGCTCAAATGTATGAACGActagaaacagaaaagttGGATATGATAAAACAAAGGGAAGctgaatttgatgaaaagaaaaaactggatTTATTAACGCAAGTGAATAatgcaaaagaaattaacGATAGGCCAATTCCAAGATCTTTGCTAcagaaatttgaaattgaaaatccTTCCAAGAGTGTCGAATTTGTCAATACAAAAAGTATTGCGATTGTCGATTCATATGAGAATAATGATATGAATGATCCAATGACCAAAGAAGTTTTAAAGCTGAAACCAGATAactttcctctttttatccACTTAAACCATTTCCCCTCTCAATTTATAGAGCTGCACTGTTTAGTCAATTCTACTTCCGTAAAAGACACTTCGCTTTTGCCCTATTATAACATATTCGATGAGTTATTTTCCATGCCAATGAAAATCTTTGACGAAGTAAAAAATGCAGAAACTACGTTGTCATATGAAGAAGTTGTCGCTAAGCTAAAATCAGAGACTGTTGACGCGCAAATTAGTCAAGGCTTGCAAGGCTCTTGCCCTGATTTAATCGATTTTAGAATTCAATGCAAAGCTGGTAATTATTCCCAATCCGTTCAATGGATCAAGCATTGTTTATTCGATATTGTTTTCGATGAAAAACGTGTTCGTGTTCTTTtagaaaattatttgaattCTATTGTGGAATGGAAAAGAGAAGGTAGTGTTATGTTAGATTCTCTAACCAACAGAAACCTGTATTCAGCAAGGTCACTGAAAAAATCCACTGATCCATTGTTTGTTGAAACGAAactaaaagaaatattGGAAGAGATTGAAAGCGGAaattttaagaaagaaatcttACCAAGAATAGAAACAATGAGGAATCAACTGAGGTCAAATTTCAGTAAGTTTCACATTTTGGTCCTTGGTGACATTTCAAAGATTCCGGACATTTATGAACCATGGAATCCCTTAATCAAGTCCTTGAAGATTGAACATGCCATTGAAAAGTTAAAAGTTCCCCCTGTTCCAAGAGCCCTAAGCTCTGTCTCACCAATATGCAAAAATCCTGGTGAAAAAGCCTTTATAATAACAACACCTGCCTCAGAATCTGCTTACATGAATTTAATAACTTCGGTTCCATTTGATTTAAATTACCATGATCCTGAATACGCCATGGTTTCTTTAGCTTCTGAATACTTACAGTGCGTTGAAGGTCCATTTTGGAAGGGAATTCGTGGTGCTGGGTTAGCTTATGGCGCCAATATGTCGAAATTGTGTGAAGTGAACTCTTGGGGATTCAACATCTATCGTGGTGCTGATATCATCAAGTGTTATGAAGCTGGTAAACAGATTGTCCAAGATTATGCTTCCGGCGCCTTGGAATTTGATGAACAGCTGATTCAAGGAGCCATTAGTAGTATTATCAACAGAATGGCTACTATTGAATgtggatattttgaaacagCTTTGTCTAGATATACAGATGAATTTTGTTTGCAAAGAGGAAATAATTTCAATGAGTTGTACTTGGAAAGGTTACAAAATGTTACTAAAACTGATCTGAAAAATGTTATGCAGAAGTATTTTGTTAATTTGTTTGACCCCAAAAAGAGTGTTGCATTTGTAAGCTGTCATCCAGGTAAATTGGAATCCGTTCAAGAGTTCCTTGAAACTCAAGGTTTCACTGTCGAAATAGAAGAACtagaagatgatgaggaagaagagctTGACagtgacgaagatgaaaaatcatGA
- the WRS1 gene encoding tryptophan--tRNA ligase WRS1, with amino-acid sequence MSSDKSVEQVTQQVSGLKTADVKEQVVTPWDVEGGVDEQGKAQNIDYDKLIKKFGTKPVNEETLKRFKQVTGHEPHHFMRKGLFFSERDFTKILDLYEQGKPFFLYTGRGPSSDSMHLGHMVPFVFTKWLQDVFDVPLVIELTDDEKFLFKHKLTINDVKNFARENAKDIVAVGFDPKNTFIFSDLQYMGGAFYETVVRVSRQITGSTAKAVFGFNDSDCIGKFHFASIQIATAFPSSFPDVLGLPDKTPCLIPCAIDQDPYFRVCRDVADKLKYSKPALLHSRFFPALQGSTTKMSASDDTTAIFMTDTPKQIQKKVNKYAFSGGQVSADMHRELGGNPDVDVAYQYLSFFKDDDAFLKECYDKYKSGELLSGEMKKLCIETLQEFVKAFQERRAQVDDETLNKFMLPHKLVWGEKERLVAPKPKVKQEKKK; translated from the coding sequence ATGAGTAGCGACAAGAGTGTAGAACAAGTCACCCAACAAGTGTCTGGACTGAAAACCGCCGATGTCAAGGAACAAGTGGTCACACCTTGGGACGTGGAAGGTGGTGTTGATGAACAAGGTAAGGCCCAGAACATAGATTACGATAAATTGATCAAGAAGTTCGGTACCAAGCCAGTCAATGAAGAAACCCTGAAAAGATTTAAACAAGTGACAGGTCATGAACCACATCATTTCATGCGTAAGGGTCTGTTTTTCAGTGAGCGTGATTTCACCAAGATTTTGGATCTTTACGAACAAGGGAaaccatttttcttatatacCGGTAGAGGTCCCTCAAGTGATTCTATGCACTTGGGACATATGGTTCCATTTGTGTTCACCAAATGGTTACAGGATGTGTTCGACGTGCCATTAGTCATTGAGTTGACTGATGacgaaaaatttttattcaaacaTAAGTTAACGATTAATGACGTTAAGAATTTTGCCCGTGAAAACGCCAAGGATATCGTCGCCGTTGGCTTTGATCCAAAGAATACCTTCATCTTTTCCGATCTACAATATATGGGTGGCGCATTCTATGAAACTGTGGTAAGAGTCTCCAGACAAATCACAGGTTCTACTGCAAAGGCCGTTTTCGGGTTCAATGACTCCGATTGTATCGGTAAGTTCCATTTCGCATCTATCCAAATTGCCACTGCGTTTCCAAGTTCATTCCCCGATGTTTTAGGCTTGCCTGATAAGACACCATGTTTGATTCCATGTGCCATCGATCAAGATCCATATTTCAGAGTTTGCAGAGATGTAGCGGATAAACTAAAGTATTCAAAGCCTGCATTGCTGCATTCCAGGTTTTTCCCGGCTTTGCAAGGTTCTACTACCAAAATGTCAGCCTCTGATGACACTACTGCCATTTTCATGACCGACACACCAAAGcaaatccaaaagaaagtcAACAAGTACGCATTCAGTGGAGGCCAAGTCTCTGCTGATATGCATAGAGAATTGGGTGGTAACCCCGATGTCGACGTTGCATACCAATACTTatcgtttttcaaagacgATGATGCTTTCTTAAAAGAGTGTTACGACAAATACAAGTCTGGTGAACTGCTATCAGGtgaaatgaagaaattgtgTATCGAAACTTTACAGGAATTCGTCAAGGCATTCCAAGAACGTAGAGCTCAAGTGGACGATGAGactttgaacaaattcatGCTACCACATAAGCTGGTCTGGGGCGAAAAGGAAAGACTAGTCGCACCCAAGCCAAAGGTcaagcaagaaaagaagaaataa
- the COQ3 gene encoding hexaprenyldihydroxybenzoate methyltransferase has protein sequence MMFVRSRVLRSATVWKQLDVCSRFTVGRQTRYKSTDASEDEVKHFQELAPTWWDTDGSQRILHKMNLARLDFIQRTLRNQIKIQDPEVYVPGFNYKEFLPDYVCDNIRREVQGSIEAGLYGRQEMSVLDVGCGGGILSESLARLKWVKKVQGIDLTRECIMVAKEHAKKDPMLEGKVDYECKALEDVTGQFDIITCMEMLEHVDVPSEILRHCWSRLNPDGGILFLSTINRDLISWFTTIFVGENVLKVVPKGTHHLSKYINSKEILAWFNDHYDGQFRLLDLKGTMYLPMQGWVEHNCSDIGNYSMAIQRLK, from the coding sequence ATGATGTTTGTAAGGTCCAGGGTATTGAGGAGTGCTACAGTGTGGAAGCAATTGGATGTTTGTTCGAGGTTTACGGTTGGGCGACAAACAAGATACAAATCTACTGATGCCTCGGAAGATGAAGTGAAGCATTTCCAGGAGCTGGCCCCAACGTGGTGGGACACTGACGGATCGCAAAGAATTTTGCATAAGATGAACCTTGCCCGGTTGGATTTTATACAAAGAACACTAAGGAACCAAATCAAGATTCAGGATCCAGAGGTATACGTCCCTGGGTTCAACTACAAGGAATTTTTACCTGACTATGTATGTGACAATATTCGTCGCGAAGTGCAAGGGAGTATAGAGGCTGGCTTGTACGGAAGGCAGGAAATGAGCGTCTTGGACGTGGGGTGCGGTGGTGGTATTTTGAGTGAATCATTGGCGAGACTCAAATGGGTAAAGAAAGTCCAAGGAATCGACTTGACTCGTGAATGTATTATGGTTGCAAAAGAACACGCCAAGAAAGATCCTATGCTGGAAGGGAAAGTTGATTATGAGTGTAAGGCCTTGGAAGACGTCACAGGACAGTTTGATATTATCACTTGTATGGAAATGCTCGAGCACGTAGACGTTCCCAGCGAAATCCTAAGGCACTGCTGGTCCAGACTGAACCCCGACGGAGGAATACTATTTTTGAGTACCATCAACAGAGATCTCATCTCGTGGTTCACTACGATCTTCGTAGGTGAAAATGTCTTAAAGGTTGTTCCAAAGGGAACCCATCATTTGAGCAAATACATCAATTCGAAAGAGATCCTAGCCTGGTTCAATGACCACTATGACGGCCAATTTCGCTTGCTAGATCTAAAAGGAACCATGTACCTTCCAATGCAAGGATGGGTCGAGCACAACTGTTCAGACATTGGTAATTATTCTATGGCCATCCAGAGATTGAAGTGA